AAgattgtttattaaaaatggctgtattttttttattatagctaaagaaaaaagtcaatctAAACAAAAAGGTTGGAGTGATACCATTACCAAAGAAAGGAGAAGACGTCAAAGCAGATACTGCCTGTAGTGTTGCTGGCTGGGGAAGACTGATGATTGGTGGCTCAAGGAGTAATCTTCTGATGGAGGCAAAAGTGTCCGTAATAGATAACAACGAATGTAGAAATAGATGGGGAGAATTATACTCAGTCTCAAAGATGATCTGTGTATATGGACGTGGTGGAACCTGTAAAGTATGCAAAAAAGATGATTCACAGACTTTATGGTAATGTATGAACTGGTTTCACAACTGATGTTTTGATCTGTGTTTCTTAACAGGGGGATTCAGGAGGTCCTTTGGTTTGTGGAAACACTGCTGTTGGAATCACATCTTTCGGTTCACGTAATCACCGTAATACACTTGAGCGTCCTAATGTGTATACTAAGATTTCACAATATATTCAGTGGATCAAGAAAGTAGTCAGAAATGTATAGTGACTTCATGGAAACTAAAAAGGAAGAAATGTTATTCTTGAATTCTTCCATAAATGTTCTTTCAATAAAAGTATCACATGGCAAGCATCAGTTATAGTCAAAGTGTTCTCATTGTCAGAACCATATATAATTTAGACAACACCCTTACTTTCCAGTCATGCCTGTAGACTcatatctctttgaatgggaaaAACTGAAATACCC
The nucleotide sequence above comes from Chanodichthys erythropterus isolate Z2021 chromosome 10, ASM2448905v1, whole genome shotgun sequence. Encoded proteins:
- the LOC137029403 gene encoding complement factor D-like; this translates as MFLSAHVNVSIVNGKEAKRHSTPYMVSLQTYGHHICGGFLISDQFVLTAAHCWKGYDNLMVVVGAHDLRDSKSSDHIRVKSYIPHPNYRPTNKPHHHDADIMLLKLKKKVNLNKKVGVIPLPKKGEDVKADTACSVAGWGRLMIGGSRSNLLMEAKVSVIDNNECRNRWGELYSVSKMICVYGRGGTCKGDSGGPLVCGNTAVGITSFGSRNHRNTLERPNVYTKISQYIQWIKKVVRNV